A genomic stretch from Phycisphaerae bacterium includes:
- a CDS encoding carboxypeptidase-like regulatory domain-containing protein, protein MRRIRSTTAVAGLWLLCSAGSLCAWTTPGPVVSTSEDSLDPRMTVDSNGRCHVVWRERTGGSLFRIWYTNNTAGPFAGPTEISQTGPAQSYSPVVAADGADLHTAWICDPDGTNIEIWYRKMTADVWGPILNASNTPIKSLRPAIAARNGIGPVVAWDEAIYADDNYDTYFADWNGSGFNPAINISNTPGGAVYGSVNVNIAVAPNGDVTAVWADRISGSYHVNARRRVGGVWQPRQEISTLQTGPATPGIAVSGDNRVHVVYEAEGAIRYQVWNGSAWTAPATLPGGLNSGIRPKIAVDSAGIAHVAADAFTDAQNNRDIFYTSNESGSWGNWSNISNTAGTASLNADIGYAAGLITVTWQENSNGAGGTDVYNTWFSTQPRPLPGPTGQITGTVRDSFGHLLSGAAVSAAGYYYVAITAADGSYVIPTVPVGTYNVTASKPWHTSQTLSGISVTAGSTAIADFSLVPTPPEPVTSFTATAGNTLNTLSWVNPAAGNFAGTMIRFSTTAYPAAPDDGSLLIDRPAMPGTTDTYPHTGLTNGVTYYYTAFAHSDTYVYSPGATAAGRPFGPADFDRDGDVDQQDFGHFQQCFSGAFVPQPDLNCADCLFDADDDVDVDDFNMFMGCFSGPGVAADPYCMVP, encoded by the coding sequence ATGAGACGCATCAGATCAACAACGGCCGTCGCCGGCCTCTGGCTGCTGTGCAGCGCAGGATCACTCTGCGCCTGGACAACGCCCGGCCCGGTGGTTTCAACGTCCGAAGACAGCCTCGACCCGCGAATGACGGTCGACTCGAACGGCCGTTGCCACGTTGTCTGGCGCGAGCGAACCGGCGGCTCTCTCTTCCGCATCTGGTACACCAACAATACGGCCGGCCCCTTCGCCGGCCCAACGGAGATCTCGCAGACCGGTCCGGCCCAGAGCTATTCGCCGGTTGTCGCCGCCGACGGGGCGGACCTGCACACTGCCTGGATCTGCGATCCGGACGGGACCAACATCGAGATCTGGTATCGCAAGATGACCGCCGACGTGTGGGGTCCGATCCTCAACGCCAGCAATACGCCGATCAAATCTCTGCGCCCGGCGATCGCGGCCCGCAACGGCATCGGCCCGGTGGTGGCGTGGGATGAGGCCATCTACGCCGATGACAACTACGACACATACTTTGCCGACTGGAACGGCTCGGGATTCAACCCCGCGATCAACATCTCCAATACCCCCGGCGGCGCGGTGTACGGATCGGTCAACGTCAACATCGCCGTGGCACCGAACGGCGACGTGACTGCGGTGTGGGCGGATCGCATCAGCGGCAGTTACCACGTGAACGCACGTCGGCGGGTCGGGGGCGTATGGCAGCCTCGGCAGGAGATCTCCACACTCCAAACAGGTCCGGCTACGCCCGGCATTGCGGTAAGCGGTGACAACCGGGTACACGTCGTCTATGAGGCCGAAGGCGCGATCCGTTACCAGGTCTGGAACGGCTCGGCCTGGACTGCTCCGGCAACTCTGCCCGGCGGCTTGAACAGCGGCATCCGCCCGAAGATCGCCGTTGATTCAGCAGGCATCGCTCACGTGGCGGCCGACGCCTTCACCGACGCACAGAACAACCGCGACATCTTCTACACCAGCAACGAAAGCGGATCGTGGGGCAACTGGAGCAACATCTCCAACACGGCAGGAACCGCATCGTTGAACGCCGACATCGGCTATGCGGCCGGCCTGATCACCGTGACCTGGCAGGAGAACAGCAACGGAGCGGGCGGGACGGACGTCTACAATACTTGGTTCAGCACGCAGCCTCGGCCGTTGCCGGGGCCCACGGGCCAGATCACCGGGACGGTTCGAGACAGTTTCGGACATTTGCTGTCGGGAGCCGCTGTGTCGGCGGCCGGATACTACTACGTTGCCATCACTGCCGCCGACGGCTCATACGTCATTCCCACCGTACCGGTCGGGACCTACAACGTCACCGCATCGAAGCCCTGGCACACCAGTCAGACCCTCAGCGGCATCAGCGTAACAGCCGGCTCAACAGCAATCGCGGACTTCTCATTGGTTCCGACGCCGCCGGAGCCGGTGACCAGCTTCACCGCGACCGCGGGAAATACATTGAACACCCTGAGCTGGGTCAATCCTGCCGCAGGCAACTTCGCGGGCACGATGATCCGCTTCTCGACAACCGCATACCCCGCCGCGCCCGATGACGGAAGTCTGCTGATCGACCGCCCGGCCATGCCCGGGACCACCGACACATACCCGCACACCGGACTTACCAACGGCGTGACCTACTACTATACGGCGTTCGCACACTCCGACACGTATGTGTACTCGCCTGGGGCCACCGCTGCGGGGCGCCCGTTTGGACCGGCCGATTTCGATCGCGACGGCGACGTCGACCAGCAAGACTTTGGCCATTTCCAGCAATGCTTCAGCGGCGCGTTTGTGCCTCAGCCGGACCTGAATTGCGCAGACTGCCTGTTTGATGCGGATGACGACGTGGATGTCGATGACTTCAACATGTTCATGGGCTGTTTCAGCGGGCCGGGTGTTGCGGCCGACCCGTATTGCATGGTCCCTTGA
- a CDS encoding carboxypeptidase-like regulatory domain-containing protein: MMTRVYATRPAGPISVLCMALLTAATEAQWSNAQLFNLPGEAGLDVKTAKIAAARSGGFHGIYHVNNRIRYRRYSGGTLTSPIDVFPGTHFMANGAIAEALNGDIHVVFEDWAWGEKNDKPEVRWYKSSNGGASFPFTQVLSATGGCAKHPHITAFGTGTSAEVIMSYFRSGSTGGCDKSLYFARYNGSTWTAEADIGSHSNSEYDCFGMARSPLDGSVYRSYDPNGSSMAMRRYSGSWGPQINLNSGAWPVRQHMAISATGQVMLLWDQDERIKSQLYTPAVGPGPVIDVSAGGYAGSCDVCWVPGTNDFYMVVARPTGGGGFHVYGRRWTAGAWSGEESVMNGQTDAFTVTPVVAADDTGALYCIWEYWGSDKPQQWYAVKPSSLPPGPKGTISGFVRDNLGAGLPNATVIVAGVPSAVSQSNGAYTLLVPVGTHSAQASKTFYTTQTVSNVTVLENQTTTVDFMLLTQPPTPVASLTVTPGNAQNQLNWTNSTSVNCNGVVIRYSTTGHPAGPADGQLLLDRSASPGATDSFLHTGLVNGTRVYYSAFAYFQDASRFYSTTATTASGSPYGVADFDRDGDVDQADFGYFQECFSGAFVPQNDPKCQGAKLDPYDDDVDMDDFAIFLQCFAGPKIPTDPDCANP; encoded by the coding sequence ATGATGACAAGAGTCTATGCGACGCGACCGGCAGGACCGATCTCGGTACTGTGCATGGCTCTTCTGACTGCTGCGACCGAGGCCCAGTGGTCCAACGCCCAGTTGTTTAACTTGCCGGGCGAGGCGGGGTTGGACGTCAAGACCGCCAAGATCGCGGCGGCTCGCAGCGGCGGTTTTCACGGAATCTACCATGTCAACAACCGGATCCGCTATCGCCGCTACAGCGGAGGCACGCTGACCAGCCCGATCGACGTCTTTCCGGGGACACACTTCATGGCTAACGGGGCGATCGCCGAGGCACTGAACGGCGACATCCACGTTGTGTTCGAGGACTGGGCCTGGGGCGAGAAAAACGACAAACCCGAGGTCCGCTGGTACAAATCATCAAACGGGGGAGCATCGTTCCCCTTCACCCAGGTGCTGTCGGCCACGGGCGGCTGCGCCAAACACCCGCACATCACCGCGTTCGGCACGGGAACCAGCGCCGAAGTGATCATGAGCTACTTCCGCTCGGGCTCGACCGGCGGCTGCGATAAATCGCTCTATTTCGCCCGCTACAACGGATCGACATGGACGGCCGAAGCGGACATCGGATCGCACAGTAATTCCGAATATGACTGCTTCGGCATGGCCCGGTCACCCCTCGACGGCTCGGTCTACCGCTCGTACGACCCGAACGGCAGCAGTATGGCCATGCGGCGATACAGCGGCTCCTGGGGACCACAGATCAACCTGAACAGCGGTGCGTGGCCGGTCCGCCAGCACATGGCCATCAGCGCGACGGGGCAAGTCATGCTGCTGTGGGATCAGGACGAGAGGATCAAGTCGCAGCTCTATACGCCGGCAGTCGGGCCCGGACCGGTCATCGATGTGAGCGCGGGCGGATACGCGGGGTCGTGCGACGTCTGCTGGGTGCCCGGGACGAACGACTTCTACATGGTTGTGGCCCGACCGACGGGCGGAGGTGGGTTCCACGTCTACGGCCGACGATGGACCGCGGGAGCGTGGTCGGGCGAGGAATCGGTCATGAACGGCCAGACGGACGCGTTCACGGTCACCCCGGTGGTCGCGGCGGACGACACCGGCGCGCTTTACTGTATTTGGGAGTACTGGGGTAGCGACAAGCCTCAACAATGGTATGCGGTCAAGCCGTCTTCGCTGCCGCCGGGACCCAAGGGAACAATCAGCGGGTTCGTTCGTGACAACCTCGGGGCTGGCCTGCCGAACGCCACAGTGATCGTCGCCGGTGTTCCCAGTGCGGTCTCCCAGTCGAACGGTGCCTATACGCTGCTCGTGCCCGTTGGCACACACAGCGCCCAGGCATCGAAGACCTTCTACACGACCCAGACAGTGAGCAACGTGACCGTGCTCGAAAACCAGACGACTACCGTCGACTTCATGCTTCTTACCCAGCCGCCGACGCCGGTTGCCTCGCTGACGGTGACACCGGGCAACGCTCAGAACCAATTGAACTGGACCAACTCCACCAGCGTCAACTGCAACGGCGTGGTGATTCGCTACAGCACGACAGGGCACCCCGCGGGGCCTGCCGACGGACAACTGCTGCTCGACAGGAGCGCGTCGCCGGGCGCTACCGACTCGTTCCTTCACACGGGCCTGGTGAACGGTACACGGGTTTACTACTCGGCGTTCGCCTACTTCCAGGATGCGAGCCGTTTCTACTCGACCACGGCCACGACCGCTTCAGGTTCACCGTACGGCGTCGCGGACTTCGATCGCGACGGAGACGTGGACCAGGCCGACTTCGGATACTTCCAGGAATGCTTCAGCGGGGCCTTTGTTCCTCAGAACGATCCAAAATGCCAGGGCGCCAAACTCGATCCCTATGACGACGATGTGGACATGGACGACTTCGCGATATTCCTGCAATGCTTCGCCGGTCCGAAGATACCGACGGATCCGGATTGCGCTAACCCGTGA
- a CDS encoding InlB B-repeat-containing protein produces MARSVVRTFGAAVVTLGVWLSGCLSVGPGSVYAQCPPYWDRLGTGTTAAIYALAEYDGAIYAGGWFTTAGGQEAYCIAKWDGTSWSALDAGMNGYVYALAVYDGALYAGGSFTRAGGSTANRIARWNGTAWSAVGSGTNNTINALAVYNGVLYAGGSFTTAGGSAANRMAAWDGFTWSAVGSGVDNTVSALASYAGVLYVGGSFTTAGGAAANRIAGWDGVSWFALDSGVGNTVSALAVHNGLLYVGGAFTTAGGAAASRIATWNGAAWSTVGSGVNNTVSALVSYDGVLYAGGSFTTAGGAAANRIATWDGVVWSPVGSGVSSTVRALAVHNGILYVGGSFTSAGGQIAYYIATWNGPGWTWSAVGGGVSANGTSSAVYALTLYNDVLYVGGQFTTAGSLTANRVARWNGTTWAAVGSGTNGNVNALAVYDGALYAAGSFTTAGGQAANNIAKWNGSIWSAVGSGVDNAVSALAVSNGVLYVGGAFTTAGGAPADYIAAWDGASWSAVGSGVNNAVSVLADYDGVLYAGGAFTMAGGAPASYIAAWDGAGWTAVGGGVNNTVGALAVHDGALYVGGTFTTAGGSAANRIARWNGIAWSALGSGVNNAVVALGVYGGALYAGGSFTSAGGSAAARIAKWNGTAWSALGSGLNSTVRALAAYDGVLYAGGSFSTAGGWPANYIASWAEHTVSFAAGGNGSLVGDTLQVVGQDCSTTSVTAVPNVGYHFTGWTGDYVGSANPLTLTNVTGDMNITAQFAINTYTVTFAAGAHGSLAGTVMQTVNHGDNCSAVTAVPNANCNFTGWTGDYVGSDNPLTITNVTADMTVTANFASDTYTVTFLAGPQGSLLGTTVQTVDHGANCTAVTAVPSAGHRFAGWTGDYIGNDNPLTVTHVTANMTITANFGSRIHTVTFEAGEHGSLQGDTRQEVDYLADCTAVTAVADPGYYFIGWTGDYVGNDNPLAITSVSTDMVISANFADHPPPSNVPPAPRLVVEIASNEPGNNVVCKMDDELSFLLHVGNIGDRDATDVRVVISLPENVEFVNARVRDDIAARGTPENARLADLQVVLTIGSLGAGETVVIDMVLRVTSSGRGMIAPVVSCAELPGETPAGQPAVFDVRAGGGASASRSNSAAGCGLIGVAPAFAFPGFYLLHRHRRRGAGRVR; encoded by the coding sequence ATGGCGCGTAGCGTTGTCCGCACGTTTGGTGCGGCCGTTGTAACCCTGGGTGTCTGGCTCAGCGGGTGTTTGTCCGTTGGGCCGGGCTCGGTGTATGCGCAGTGCCCGCCGTACTGGGACAGACTCGGTACCGGAACGACGGCAGCCATCTACGCATTGGCGGAGTATGACGGGGCGATCTACGCAGGAGGGTGGTTCACGACGGCGGGGGGGCAAGAGGCATATTGCATCGCCAAGTGGGACGGGACGAGCTGGTCCGCGCTCGATGCGGGAATGAACGGGTACGTCTACGCCTTGGCGGTCTATGACGGAGCCTTGTATGCGGGGGGATCATTCACTCGAGCTGGAGGATCAACGGCCAACCGCATCGCCAGATGGAACGGTACGGCCTGGTCTGCGGTCGGCAGCGGGACAAACAACACGATCAACGCGCTGGCCGTCTATAACGGAGTCTTGTACGCCGGGGGATCGTTCACCACGGCCGGGGGGTCGGCCGCCAACCGCATGGCCGCGTGGGACGGTTTTACCTGGTCCGCGGTCGGCAGCGGCGTGGACAACACAGTAAGCGCCTTGGCTTCGTATGCCGGCGTCCTGTACGTGGGAGGATCATTCACCACGGCCGGTGGGGCGGCGGCCAACCGCATCGCGGGGTGGGATGGTGTGTCCTGGTTCGCGCTTGACAGCGGAGTGGGCAACACCGTAAGCGCTTTGGCTGTCCATAACGGATTGTTGTATGTCGGGGGGGCGTTCACCACGGCCGGAGGAGCGGCCGCCAGTCGCATCGCCACGTGGAATGGCGCAGCCTGGTCTACGGTTGGCAGCGGCGTGAACAACACCGTGAGCGCCTTGGTTTCGTACGACGGCGTCTTGTATGCAGGGGGATCGTTCACCACGGCCGGCGGGGCGGCGGCCAATCGCATTGCCACGTGGGACGGTGTGGTCTGGTCGCCGGTTGGCAGCGGCGTGAGCAGCACTGTCCGCGCCTTGGCGGTGCACAATGGGATCTTGTACGTGGGCGGATCATTCACGTCAGCGGGGGGTCAGATTGCCTATTACATTGCCACATGGAACGGCCCAGGGTGGACTTGGTCCGCAGTCGGTGGCGGCGTCAGCGCCAACGGGACCAGTAGTGCCGTTTATGCCCTGACGTTGTACAACGACGTGTTATACGTCGGGGGCCAGTTCACCACCGCCGGAAGCCTGACAGCGAACCGCGTCGCAAGGTGGAACGGCACAACTTGGGCCGCAGTGGGAAGCGGCACGAACGGCAACGTGAACGCTTTGGCGGTCTATGATGGGGCTTTGTATGCAGCGGGTTCTTTCACCACGGCCGGTGGCCAGGCGGCGAACAACATCGCCAAATGGAACGGTTCGATCTGGTCTGCGGTCGGCAGCGGCGTCGACAATGCGGTCAGCGCCCTGGCAGTTTCCAACGGGGTCTTGTATGTGGGCGGGGCGTTCACTACGGCCGGTGGGGCACCCGCGGACTACATCGCCGCTTGGGACGGTGCTTCGTGGTCCGCGGTCGGCAGCGGAGTGAACAATGCGGTCAGCGTCTTGGCCGACTATGACGGCGTTTTGTACGCGGGGGGTGCGTTCACCATGGCGGGCGGGGCGCCGGCGAGCTACATCGCCGCGTGGGACGGCGCGGGCTGGACGGCGGTCGGCGGCGGCGTGAACAACACGGTTGGTGCCTTAGCCGTACACGATGGAGCTTTGTATGTGGGCGGGACGTTTACCACGGCCGGCGGGTCGGCGGCCAACCGCATCGCCAGATGGAACGGCATCGCGTGGTCTGCGCTCGGCAGCGGCGTCAATAACGCCGTGGTGGCCCTGGGCGTCTATGGTGGGGCATTGTACGCGGGCGGATCGTTCACTTCCGCGGGAGGATCGGCCGCCGCCCGCATCGCCAAATGGAACGGCACTGCCTGGTCTGCGCTGGGGAGCGGTTTGAACAGCACGGTCCGCGCGTTGGCCGCCTATGACGGGGTTTTGTACGCGGGGGGATCCTTCAGTACGGCGGGCGGATGGCCGGCCAACTACATCGCCTCGTGGGCGGAGCACACGGTTTCATTTGCCGCCGGCGGGAACGGCAGCTTGGTCGGCGATACGTTGCAAGTCGTAGGCCAGGACTGCAGCACCACGTCCGTTACCGCGGTCCCCAATGTCGGCTACCACTTCACCGGTTGGACCGGCGATTACGTCGGGAGCGCCAACCCGCTGACACTTACGAACGTCACGGGGGACATGAATATCACCGCACAGTTCGCGATCAACACGTATACAGTGACGTTTGCGGCCGGCGCGCACGGTTCATTGGCGGGCACCGTCATGCAGACGGTCAACCACGGCGACAATTGCAGCGCAGTCACTGCTGTGCCCAACGCCAACTGCAACTTCACCGGCTGGACCGGCGACTACGTCGGCAGCGACAACCCGTTGACCATCACGAACGTCACCGCTGACATGACCGTCACCGCCAACTTCGCAAGCGACACCTACACGGTGACGTTTCTGGCCGGCCCTCAAGGTTCGCTGCTGGGCACGACCGTGCAGACGGTCGACCACGGGGCGAATTGTACGGCCGTGACCGCGGTGCCGAGCGCCGGCCATCGGTTTGCGGGTTGGACCGGCGACTACATCGGCAACGACAACCCGCTGACCGTCACACATGTCACGGCGAACATGACCATTACCGCCAATTTTGGCAGCAGGATTCACACCGTTACTTTCGAGGCGGGGGAGCACGGCTCGTTGCAGGGCGATACCCGCCAAGAGGTTGATTACCTCGCCGACTGCACTGCAGTTACCGCCGTCGCCGACCCCGGGTATTATTTCATCGGCTGGACGGGCGATTATGTCGGCAACGACAACCCTTTGGCGATCACCAGTGTCTCGACGGACATGGTCATCAGCGCCAACTTTGCCGACCATCCTCCTCCAAGTAACGTGCCTCCCGCTCCGCGTCTCGTCGTGGAGATTGCTTCGAACGAACCTGGCAACAACGTTGTGTGCAAGATGGATGATGAACTGTCGTTCCTGCTCCACGTCGGGAACATCGGTGATCGGGACGCGACGGATGTACGAGTGGTGATATCACTGCCGGAAAACGTCGAATTCGTGAACGCGCGAGTGCGAGATGATATCGCGGCGCGCGGTACCCCGGAAAACGCCAGGCTGGCCGATCTCCAGGTCGTTCTGACCATCGGGTCTCTAGGTGCGGGCGAGACGGTCGTGATCGACATGGTCTTGCGGGTCACGTCGAGCGGTCGGGGGATGATTGCGCCCGTCGTATCCTGCGCCGAGTTGCCTGGGGAAACGCCTGCGGGTCAGCCCGCGGTATTCGATGTACGAGCCGGCGGAGGCGCAAGCGCATCAAGGAGCAATTCGGCGGCGGGTTGCGGTCTGATCGGCGTCGCCCCCGCTTTCGCGTTTCCAGGATTCTACCTGCTGCATCGTCATCGTCGTCGGGGCGCCGGCCGCGTCCGTTAG
- a CDS encoding LacI family DNA-binding transcriptional regulator has translation MSEPHADVRVSHRPAPRTTLAHVAERAGVSIATASLVLSGREEYIKQFRADTVEKVRRCAERLGYRANLFAAGLPTKTSLFFLLVIRDFGGSQDPSSWHLWAFEGMLLAGAMRTATDEGLYPVVAAIDPSDPEAGIATVERIIGGGVLGAVVRTPNPPLERLIRSRLKAAQRLVVVFPHKLSAWPTNAIDVDNRAIGETAGRLLISRGRKRLALVCYKSIRDIHRLRLEGFKRAAEEAGATVRIIQLPLAVNEQSAAGTVASRMKRVAADGLFAVDSVSSVGSLLGLVRCGMKPTEDFDLVGCDCSLWRNEPMPAITTVDVSWEEVGILATKKLLEMSQAGTSRFKTIVLPPRVTPAGTCPVPDGFHPVSASK, from the coding sequence ATGTCCGAACCACATGCCGATGTGAGAGTCAGTCACCGGCCCGCGCCGCGGACCACGTTGGCTCACGTAGCCGAGCGGGCGGGGGTCTCGATCGCGACCGCCTCACTGGTTCTCTCGGGGCGTGAGGAGTATATCAAGCAGTTCCGAGCCGACACGGTAGAGAAAGTGCGTCGTTGCGCCGAACGGTTGGGCTATCGGGCCAACCTGTTTGCGGCCGGGCTGCCGACCAAGACTTCGTTGTTCTTCTTACTGGTCATCCGGGATTTTGGCGGCTCACAGGACCCCAGCAGTTGGCACCTCTGGGCATTCGAAGGCATGCTGCTCGCGGGAGCGATGCGGACGGCCACGGACGAGGGTCTTTACCCCGTGGTAGCAGCCATCGACCCGAGCGATCCGGAAGCGGGTATCGCTACGGTGGAGCGAATCATCGGCGGGGGGGTGCTTGGCGCCGTCGTCCGGACGCCGAACCCCCCGTTGGAGCGGCTGATCCGCTCGCGTCTGAAAGCAGCACAAAGGCTGGTAGTTGTGTTCCCTCACAAGCTCTCGGCCTGGCCGACAAACGCGATCGACGTAGATAACAGGGCGATCGGCGAAACCGCCGGACGGCTGCTCATTAGTCGTGGGAGGAAAAGACTGGCTCTAGTATGCTACAAGAGCATCAGGGACATTCACCGCCTGCGGCTGGAAGGCTTCAAGCGCGCCGCCGAAGAAGCGGGGGCAACAGTAAGGATCATTCAGCTACCTCTGGCGGTGAACGAACAGAGCGCCGCCGGCACCGTGGCTTCGCGAATGAAACGGGTGGCGGCCGACGGGCTGTTTGCCGTGGATTCCGTCTCTTCGGTGGGATCGCTGCTCGGCCTCGTGAGATGCGGGATGAAGCCGACCGAGGATTTTGATCTTGTCGGCTGCGACTGTTCTTTGTGGCGCAACGAACCCATGCCCGCGATCACCACCGTGGACGTGTCATGGGAGGAAGTGGGGATCCTGGCGACGAAGAAGTTGCTCGAGATGTCACAAGCAGGCACTTCGAGGTTCAAGACCATCGTGTTGCCTCCCCGAGTCACGCCGGCGGGTACCTGTCCGGTGCCGGACGGTTTTCACCCCGTTTCCGCGAGCAAGTGA
- a CDS encoding PEP-CTERM sorting domain-containing protein (PEP-CTERM proteins occur, often in large numbers, in the proteomes of bacteria that also encode an exosortase, a predicted intramembrane cysteine proteinase. The presence of a PEP-CTERM domain at a protein's C-terminus predicts cleavage within the sorting domain, followed by covalent anchoring to some some component of the (usually Gram-negative) cell surface. Many PEP-CTERM proteins exhibit an unusual sequence composition that includes large numbers of potential glycosylation sites. Expression of one such protein has been shown restore the ability of a bacterium to form floc, a type of biofilm.), producing the protein MRKGIIALLCCGFVLASSAMAAPVYVKTWDFEDGTVGQPHPDWNAGTVQKNGPYSGTPYPKGNRLYTGDNVASWHTLAQPTNSFIYTTQMWTDAGNINGIRKAGMGYRYAGTTHEVWFEGDDQGGWPANAPSRTRFGDSWLPNPRPGTEDQWDNYQWQGGGGRRLERSTLDGATNLGSHYLPSLNTPGVPDWEFPQFAEIELMIKYNTPDNPGTVELWFRSLNYNATRSAQDQWLRLGWGGYAGANYYDFILGINPATNDYWEIDRIKLGGGSAWSQAAYDNVYFQSIPEPTTLGLLLLGAVPTLRRRR; encoded by the coding sequence ATGAGGAAAGGCATCATTGCACTGTTGTGCTGCGGGTTCGTGCTCGCAAGCTCGGCCATGGCCGCCCCGGTCTATGTGAAGACCTGGGATTTCGAGGACGGGACGGTAGGACAGCCGCACCCCGACTGGAACGCGGGCACGGTGCAGAAAAACGGGCCGTATAGTGGCACGCCGTACCCCAAAGGCAATCGCCTGTACACCGGCGACAACGTGGCATCCTGGCATACGCTGGCGCAGCCGACCAACAGCTTCATCTACACAACGCAGATGTGGACGGATGCCGGCAACATCAATGGCATCCGCAAGGCCGGTATGGGCTACCGGTATGCAGGCACGACCCACGAAGTCTGGTTCGAGGGCGATGACCAAGGCGGTTGGCCCGCCAATGCGCCGTCCCGAACGCGTTTCGGCGACTCCTGGCTGCCGAACCCCCGGCCCGGAACCGAGGACCAATGGGACAACTATCAGTGGCAGGGCGGCGGCGGCCGAAGGCTGGAACGGAGCACGCTCGACGGCGCGACCAACCTCGGCAGTCACTATCTGCCCTCGTTGAATACCCCCGGCGTGCCGGACTGGGAGTTCCCGCAGTTCGCCGAGATCGAGCTGATGATCAAGTACAATACGCCGGACAACCCCGGCACGGTCGAATTGTGGTTCCGCTCGTTGAATTACAACGCGACTCGTTCTGCGCAGGATCAGTGGCTCCGGCTCGGTTGGGGCGGTTACGCCGGTGCCAACTACTACGACTTTATTCTCGGCATCAACCCGGCGACCAATGATTATTGGGAAATCGACCGGATCAAGCTCGGCGGCGGTTCCGCTTGGTCGCAGGCTGCCTACGACAACGTTTATTTCCAGTCGATCCCCGAGCCGACGACCCTGGGTCTGCTGCTCCTGGGCGCTGTCCCCACGCTGCGCCGCCGCCGCTGA